The Tepidibacter aestuarii genome contains a region encoding:
- a CDS encoding voltage-gated chloride channel family protein, whose amino-acid sequence MKETQTHFKKLLSYFFDTSSIKFLTKWTFMSSLVGVLSGCLSAFFLISLSKATSYRVTHPYMLFLLPIGGAFVSFFYKKYGENSLKGNNLILEQIQIGHQKNENVPLIMTPLVLFGTVVTHLFGGSAGREGTAVQMGGSMAELVGKIFKVDSMDRKILLLCGISSGFGSVFGTPLAGTVFAMEVVAIGEMQYFAFIPCFISSFVSNFVALALGATHSHYEMIQVPDMTFIVILKIIIASICFGLCSILFSELTSTFKYLFNKFFENPVYKSAFGGLIVIILVYAVGTKDYIGLGLPMISKSLTEPVSSFAFFWKTLFTSITLGSGFQGGEVTPLFYIGSTLGNALGPILNISPYFLASLGFVAVFSGATNTPLACFIMGLELFHGEGVIFLFIACMVSYLFSGHHGIYSSQKISTPKYPWISIDETESLSTIKQKSV is encoded by the coding sequence ATGAAAGAAACACAAACTCATTTTAAAAAATTGTTATCATATTTTTTTGATACTAGTAGTATTAAATTCTTAACTAAATGGACTTTCATGTCTTCCTTAGTTGGAGTTTTAAGTGGATGCTTATCAGCTTTTTTTCTTATAAGTTTATCAAAAGCCACGAGTTATAGAGTGACTCATCCGTACATGCTGTTTTTACTTCCTATTGGAGGAGCTTTTGTGAGTTTTTTTTATAAAAAATATGGTGAAAACAGTTTAAAAGGTAACAACTTGATACTAGAGCAAATACAGATTGGACATCAAAAAAATGAAAATGTACCTCTTATAATGACACCTCTTGTTTTGTTTGGAACAGTAGTGACTCATTTATTTGGAGGATCTGCAGGAAGAGAAGGTACAGCAGTTCAAATGGGTGGAAGTATGGCAGAGTTAGTAGGTAAAATATTCAAGGTTGATTCTATGGATAGAAAAATATTGCTACTTTGTGGTATAAGCAGTGGATTTGGATCTGTTTTTGGAACACCGCTTGCAGGTACTGTATTTGCTATGGAAGTTGTAGCAATTGGAGAAATGCAGTATTTTGCATTTATACCTTGCTTTATATCAAGCTTTGTATCAAACTTTGTAGCCCTAGCTTTAGGAGCTACTCACTCTCACTATGAAATGATTCAAGTACCAGATATGACTTTTATAGTTATATTAAAAATAATTATAGCATCTATATGTTTTGGTCTTTGTAGTATATTGTTTAGCGAATTAACTTCTACATTTAAATATTTATTTAACAAGTTTTTTGAAAATCCTGTTTATAAAAGTGCTTTTGGTGGATTAATAGTTATAATTTTAGTTTATGCTGTTGGAACCAAGGATTATATAGGCCTTGGTCTTCCTATGATTTCTAAATCTTTAACTGAACCAGTTTCTTCATTTGCATTTTTTTGGAAAACATTGTTTACATCTATAACACTTGGTTCAGGATTTCAAGGCGGAGAGGTTACTCCTTTATTCTATATAGGTTCAACACTTGGAAATGCACTTGGCCCAATACTTAATATATCTCCATACTTCCTTGCAAGTTTAGGCTTTGTGGCAGTTTTTTCTGGCGCTACTAACACTCCTCTAGCTTGCTTTATAATGGGACTTGAGTTATTTCACGGAGAAGGCGTAATATTTTTATTCATAGCTTGTATGGTAAGTTATTTATTCTCAGGACATCACGGAATATATAGCTCCCAAAAGATTTCAACTCCTAAGTATCCATGGATTAGCATTGACGAAACAGAGAGTTTATCTACTATAAAGCAAAAGTCAGTTTAA
- a CDS encoding cation:proton antiporter, with amino-acid sequence MAGSLALIIILGLLMNELFEKIKLPGLLGMLILGMVIGPYSLNIIDNRVLDISSDLRKIALIVILLRAGLGISTGELKRVGVSAAKLSCIPGIMEGFTIAFISTKMLGFSFIQGGILGFIIAAVSPAVVVPQMLELMNNKLGTNKGIPTLIVAGASIDDVFAITIFTTFLGLYSGSHINITMKLLGIPVSILLGILLGLIIGIILIKILKIYDIHDTKKVLIVLGVAILLTTLEDVLKDTIEIASLLGVMTMGFIIREKSPKLSKIISNGFNHIWLFAQIFLFVLVGAQVNTSVAFESGFNGIIIICIGLLVRSIGVLISVNGTNLNYKERLFCVISYTPKATVQAAIAGMPLALGVESGDVILAIGVLAILFTAPIGALGIKLSSKRLLVQE; translated from the coding sequence ATGGCAGGTAGTTTAGCTTTAATTATAATATTAGGTCTTTTAATGAATGAGTTATTTGAGAAAATAAAACTTCCAGGATTACTTGGGATGTTGATTTTGGGAATGGTGATAGGACCGTATAGTCTTAATATAATAGACAATAGAGTTTTAGATATATCTTCTGATTTGAGAAAGATAGCACTTATAGTTATACTTCTTCGTGCTGGACTTGGTATTAGCACTGGGGAGCTTAAAAGAGTAGGTGTGAGTGCAGCTAAATTGTCATGTATACCTGGAATAATGGAAGGGTTTACAATAGCATTTATATCTACCAAAATGTTGGGATTTTCATTTATACAAGGAGGTATATTAGGATTTATAATAGCAGCCGTATCTCCAGCAGTAGTTGTGCCTCAAATGTTAGAGCTGATGAATAACAAACTTGGAACTAACAAGGGGATTCCTACACTAATAGTAGCTGGAGCATCTATAGACGATGTATTTGCGATAACTATATTTACTACATTCTTAGGACTATACTCAGGATCTCATATAAATATAACTATGAAGTTACTTGGAATACCTGTGTCTATACTGCTTGGAATATTACTTGGATTGATAATAGGTATAATACTAATTAAAATACTCAAAATCTACGATATACATGATACAAAAAAGGTTTTGATAGTTCTAGGTGTAGCTATATTACTTACAACTTTGGAAGATGTTTTAAAAGATACAATTGAAATAGCTTCGTTACTTGGAGTTATGACCATGGGATTTATAATAAGAGAGAAATCACCAAAGTTATCTAAAATAATATCAAATGGATTCAATCATATATGGTTATTTGCACAAATATTTCTATTCGTGCTAGTGGGAGCACAAGTAAACACATCAGTAGCATTTGAATCTGGTTTTAACGGTATTATTATAATATGCATAGGGCTTTTAGTAAGAAGCATAGGTGTTTTGATTTCAGTTAATGGAACGAATTTAAACTACAAGGAAAGGTTATTCTGTGTTATATCATATACACCAAAGGCAACGGTACAAGCTGCAATAGCTGGAATGCCATTAGCATTAGGAGTTGAATCAGGAGATGTAATACTTGCAATAGGGGTTCTTGCAATATTATTTACAGCACCTATTGGGGCGTTGGGGATTAAGTTATCTTCTAAGCGGTTGTTAGTTCAAGAGTAA
- a CDS encoding 4Fe-4S binding protein — MAYKINDACISCGACEPECPVSCISAGDDVYVIDADTCIDCGACAGVCPVDAPNPQ; from the coding sequence ATGGCTTACAAAATTAATGACGCTTGCATAAGCTGTGGAGCTTGTGAACCTGAATGTCCAGTTAGCTGTATATCAGCTGGAGATGACGTATATGTTATAGATGCTGATACTTGCATCGATTGTGGAGCTTGTGCTGGAGTATGCCCAGTAGATGCACCAAACCCTCAATAA
- the abc-f gene encoding ribosomal protection-like ABC-F family protein, whose translation MIVLSCNNISKSFGIDCILKNISFTVNEGDKVGIVGINGTGKTTLFKILSGEYSYDNGDIYSSKNTEIGYLEQNMNFESKNNILDEVLTVFNDLIDMEQNLRDMEANISIQSEKAEPKELEKLMNEYSHKLELFSDKNGYGYKSEVKGVLKGLGFSDDDMDKNVNILSGGEKTRVLLAKLLLKKPTLLLLDEPTNHLDTDAVEWLEFFLKQYKGTVLIISHDRYFLDQTVNRIFELHHKTLSAYNGNYSEFVEKSKIEKEIEQKKYEDQQREIKRQEDVIEKLKSFGREKQVKRARSREKALDKVDVLKKPDAAAKKARIRFEPCVTSGNDVLSVENLSVGYDDNALFKNVDFNIYKGEKVALIGPNGIGKSSLFKVLMNNLDLIDGNFKLGKNVNIGYFHQEQKTLNLDNTIIDEIWNENKALQQSTLRTMLAAFLFEDEEVFKKISTLSGGERARVALLKLMLSKSNFLLLDEPTNHLDINSKEVLEEALSNYEGTLFVISHDRYFLNTVVDKILLLGADGTKEYLGNYDYYIEKKKQLEESEIEVSEEKTKTQIKEEKRKEREKKESEKKLRIQRQNIEKEIMEIESEIENLNELMCQEDVYSNPERSKEVTSKKSELEGKLESLYELWEGLM comes from the coding sequence ATGATTGTTCTATCTTGCAATAATATAAGTAAAAGTTTTGGAATAGATTGTATATTAAAGAATATAAGTTTTACAGTAAATGAAGGAGATAAAGTTGGTATCGTAGGAATCAATGGGACTGGTAAAACTACTTTATTTAAAATACTATCAGGTGAATATTCTTATGATAATGGAGATATATACTCATCTAAGAATACTGAAATAGGTTATTTAGAGCAGAATATGAATTTTGAATCTAAAAACAATATATTAGATGAGGTTTTAACAGTTTTTAATGATCTTATAGATATGGAACAGAACCTTCGAGATATGGAGGCTAATATATCAATTCAAAGCGAAAAAGCTGAACCTAAAGAGCTTGAAAAATTAATGAATGAATACTCTCATAAACTAGAGTTATTTTCTGATAAAAATGGTTATGGTTATAAGTCAGAGGTAAAAGGTGTTCTTAAAGGACTTGGTTTTTCCGATGATGATATGGACAAAAATGTTAATATATTGTCAGGAGGAGAAAAGACTAGAGTACTTTTAGCTAAGCTTTTACTTAAAAAGCCTACTCTACTTTTACTAGATGAGCCTACCAATCATCTTGATACCGATGCAGTGGAATGGCTTGAATTTTTCTTAAAGCAGTATAAAGGAACTGTCCTTATAATTTCGCATGATAGATATTTCTTAGATCAAACTGTTAATCGAATATTTGAACTTCATCACAAGACTTTAAGTGCATATAATGGTAATTATTCTGAGTTTGTAGAAAAATCTAAAATAGAAAAAGAAATAGAACAAAAAAAATATGAAGATCAACAAAGAGAAATTAAAAGACAAGAAGATGTTATAGAGAAATTAAAATCATTCGGAAGAGAAAAACAGGTTAAAAGAGCTAGAAGTAGAGAAAAAGCTCTTGATAAAGTAGATGTTCTAAAAAAGCCTGACGCCGCTGCTAAAAAGGCTCGCATTAGATTTGAGCCATGTGTTACTAGTGGAAATGATGTATTATCTGTTGAAAATCTATCTGTTGGATATGATGATAATGCATTGTTTAAAAATGTTGACTTCAATATATATAAAGGTGAAAAAGTAGCTCTTATAGGACCTAATGGTATAGGAAAGTCTTCTTTATTCAAGGTTTTGATGAATAACTTAGACCTTATAGATGGAAATTTTAAATTGGGTAAAAATGTTAATATAGGTTATTTTCATCAGGAGCAAAAGACTCTTAATTTAGATAATACTATAATTGATGAAATTTGGAATGAAAATAAAGCACTACAACAAAGTACATTAAGGACTATGCTTGCAGCATTTTTATTTGAAGACGAAGAGGTATTCAAAAAGATATCAACTCTAAGTGGAGGAGAGAGAGCTAGAGTCGCTCTTTTAAAGCTTATGCTTTCAAAGTCTAACTTTTTACTTTTAGATGAACCTACGAACCACTTAGATATTAACTCTAAGGAAGTATTAGAGGAGGCTTTATCTAATTATGAAGGTACTTTATTTGTTATTTCACATGATAGATATTTCTTGAATACTGTTGTAGATAAAATACTTCTTCTAGGCGCAGACGGAACAAAAGAGTATCTAGGTAATTACGATTATTATATAGAAAAGAAAAAGCAATTGGAAGAATCTGAAATTGAAGTATCTGAAGAAAAAACTAAAACTCAAATAAAAGAAGAAAAAAGAAAAGAAAGAGAAAAGAAAGAATCTGAAAAAAAGCTGAGGATTCAAAGACAAAACATCGAGAAAGAAATAATGGAAATTGAGTCCGAAATAGAAAATCTAAATGAACTTATGTGTCAAGAAGATGTGTATTCTAATCCTGAAAGATCAAAAGAGGTTACATCTAAAAAATCTGAACTTGAAGGGAAACTTGAAAGTTTATATGAATTATGGGAAGGGCTTATGTAA
- a CDS encoding redox-sensing transcriptional repressor Rex: protein MSKQISMAVIRRLPKYYRYLRDLLDRDIYRISSKELSEIIGFTASQIRQDLNNFGGFGQQGYGYNVEELYNEIGKILGVDKGYNTIIVGAGNLGQAIANYAGFQKSGFEIKALFEANPRLIGLKIRDLEIFDIDDVEEYIKQNDIQIAVICTPKESAQDIADRLSESGISGIWNFAPVDLVLPENVVVENVHLTESLYTLSYLLNEKNS, encoded by the coding sequence ATGTCTAAACAGATTTCGATGGCTGTAATAAGAAGATTACCAAAATATTATAGATACTTAAGAGACTTATTAGATAGAGATATATATAGAATTTCATCTAAAGAATTAAGTGAAATAATTGGTTTTACAGCTTCTCAAATAAGACAAGATTTGAATAACTTTGGGGGATTTGGACAACAAGGGTACGGATATAATGTTGAAGAACTATACAATGAAATCGGAAAAATATTAGGTGTAGATAAAGGGTATAATACTATAATAGTAGGTGCTGGTAATTTAGGGCAGGCTATTGCAAATTATGCTGGATTTCAAAAGTCTGGATTTGAAATAAAAGCTTTATTTGAAGCTAATCCTAGACTTATAGGTCTTAAGATAAGGGATTTAGAAATATTCGATATAGATGACGTAGAAGAATATATAAAACAAAATGATATTCAAATAGCTGTAATATGTACTCCAAAGGAGAGCGCTCAAGACATAGCAGATAGATTGTCTGAATCAGGAATAAGTGGCATATGGAATTTTGCACCAGTGGATTTAGTTTTACCAGAAAATGTAGTAGTAGAAAATGTTCACTTAACTGAGAGTCTATATACTCTATCTTATTTACTTAATGAAAAAAATAGTTAG
- the tsaD gene encoding tRNA (adenosine(37)-N6)-threonylcarbamoyltransferase complex transferase subunit TsaD has protein sequence MKDIITLAIESSCDETSAAILKNGREVISNIVATQIDLHKKFGGVVPEVASRKHVENIDAVIQSALDEANMTFDDIDIIGVTHGPGLVGALLVGLSTAKALSFALNKPLVGVNHIEGHISANFIQDKELEPPFICLIVSGGHTHLAEVKDYGKYEILGRTRDDAAGEAFDKIASAMKLGYPGGPIIDRLSKIGNKDSIKFPRIYLEDDSYDFSFSGLKSSVLNYLNAKRMKNEDIVVENVAASFQQSVVEVLTNKAIKAAKEKGYDKIVLAGGVAANSGLREMLVNECKKYNIDVKYPSLDLCTDNAAMIGCAAYYDYINGKVDDLSLNAVPNLKLGQK, from the coding sequence ATGAAGGATATAATAACTTTAGCAATAGAAAGTAGTTGTGATGAAACTTCTGCCGCTATACTTAAAAACGGAAGAGAAGTTATATCTAATATAGTTGCAACTCAAATAGATCTTCACAAAAAATTCGGAGGAGTAGTTCCGGAGGTTGCATCGAGAAAGCATGTAGAGAATATAGATGCAGTAATTCAAAGTGCTTTAGATGAGGCAAATATGACATTTGATGATATAGATATAATAGGAGTAACTCATGGACCGGGGCTTGTAGGAGCTTTATTAGTTGGACTATCTACTGCAAAAGCCTTATCATTTGCACTAAATAAACCACTGGTTGGAGTTAATCATATAGAAGGTCATATAAGTGCGAACTTTATACAAGATAAAGAGCTAGAACCTCCTTTTATATGCCTTATAGTATCTGGTGGACATACTCATCTTGCTGAGGTTAAAGACTATGGTAAATACGAGATACTTGGAAGAACTAGAGATGATGCAGCTGGTGAAGCATTTGATAAGATAGCAAGCGCAATGAAGCTTGGATATCCAGGAGGACCGATAATAGATAGATTGTCTAAGATAGGAAACAAGGATAGCATTAAATTTCCTAGAATATACTTAGAAGATGATAGCTACGATTTTAGCTTTAGTGGACTTAAATCATCAGTTTTAAATTACCTAAATGCCAAAAGAATGAAGAATGAAGACATAGTGGTTGAAAACGTTGCAGCATCATTCCAGCAAAGTGTTGTAGAAGTACTTACAAACAAAGCTATAAAAGCAGCTAAGGAAAAAGGTTATGACAAAATAGTTTTAGCTGGAGGAGTGGCAGCAAACTCTGGCCTTAGAGAAATGTTAGTAAATGAATGCAAAAAATATAATATAGATGTTAAATATCCATCTTTAGATTTATGCACAGATAATGCTGCTATGATAGGATGTGCAGCTTATTATGATTATATAAACGGTAAGGTAGATGACCTTAGTTTAAATGCAGTTCCAAACTTAAAACTTGGACAAAAATAA